The Daucus carota subsp. sativus chromosome 7, DH1 v3.0, whole genome shotgun sequence genome window below encodes:
- the LOC108201181 gene encoding uncharacterized protein LOC108201181, translating into MRTKIKSNKAKFASSNLILDIGSADKICCHYGALMWRFEQTEKEYLSKSNKFSLCCGNGKVRLPLLRETPSELKALLDRSNPKRTMFQNNIRMYNNAFGFTSVGANMDKSINNGRGPFVYRIHGVLYHQIGSLFAEESKKPVFSQIYMYDKQEQVSKRMNFPNSEESLDSEITECLSVMLHRVNALVDIYRQVRDRYKESEVIPGKLRLIANRDTDGRESNVPTNAYDFAGLVANSNLADDRDIVVHPHDGFLHRISVLHPCYMSLQYPLLFPWGEDGFRIDILHSGVSEKSGNKRDVVTIREYYCYRLQYRDAEGHTLIGGGRLFLQFVVDAWACIEHTRLTWVLTHQTILRSDLYNNVVDSVNKGDTNASTIGKRIVLPSSFTGSPHYMQQNYQDCMAICRKFGSPDLFITFTCNPQWPEIKEYCDKVPHCIPADRPDVMARVFKIKLELLLEDLTDNHVLGKVIGVAYTIEFQKRGLPHAHIIVWLEQSDKCHSTDDIDQLICAEIPDKESDEIGYDVVSRHMIHGPCGAYNIECPCMKDGKCTKYYPKEFTNETTIDSNGYAVYRRRDDKHTIHFKEKDIEIDNRFVVPYNRGLLVKYQAHINIEWCNQGRLIKYMFKYVNKGPDRATVVVQTADAVVTNDTKQNVNIN; encoded by the exons ATGAGGACCAAGATAAAATCGAACAAGGCAAAATTTG CATCGAGCAATTTAATACTTGATATAGGAAGTGCGGATAAAATTTGTTGTCACTACGGGGCTTTGATGTGGAGGTTTGAGCAAACAGAGAAGGAATACCTGTCGAAATCAAATAAGTTTTCTTTGTGTTGTGGCAATGGAAAGGTGCGCTTGCCACTATTACGAGAGACTCCTTCTGAGTTGAAAGCATTACTAGATCggagtaatcctaaaagaactATGTTCCAAAATAACATCCGGATGTACAACAACGCATTCGGGTTTACTTCTGTTGGGGCTAATATGGATAAAAGTATTAATAATGGGCGTGGACCTTTTGTTTATCGTATTCATGGTGTACTTTACCATCAAATAGGTTCATTGTTTGCTGAAGAATCCAAGAAGCCAGTTTTCTCGCAAATATATATGTACGATAAACAGGAACAGGTTAGCAAGCGTATGAATTTTCCCAATTCTGAAGAATCCCTTGATAGTGAAATAACAGAATGCCTATCTGTGATGTTGCACCGAGTGAATGCTTTGGTGGATATATATAGACAAGTTCGAGATAGATACAAAGAATCAGAAGTAATTCCAGGAAAGTTGCGTTTAATTGCAAATAGGGACACAGATGGTCGAGAAAGTAATGTTCCAACCAATGCCTACGACTTTGCAGGTTTAGTTGCAAACAGTAATCTAGCAGATGATAGGGATATAGTTGTACACCCTCATGATGGATTTCTTCATAGGATTTCAGTACTCCATCCATGTTATATGTCCCTCCAGTACCCGCTTCTATTCCCGTGGGGTGAAGATGGTTTCAGAATTGATATCTTACATTCAGGGGTAAGTGAAAAATCAGGAAATAAAAGAGATGTGGTTACCATCAGAGAATATTATTGTTACAGACTTCAATACAGAGATGCGGAAGGGCATACCTTAATTGGCGGGGGGCGGTTATTCTTGCAGTTTGTGGTTGATGCATGGGCATGTATTGAACATACTAGGCTTACATGGGTCTTAACACACCAAACAATATTGAGGTCTGATCTATATAACAATGTTGTTGATTCTGTTAATAAAGGAGATACTAATGCTTCTACAATTGGAAAACGGATTGTATTGCCATCCTCATTTACAGGTAGCCCCCATTACATGCAACAAAATTATCAAGATTGTATGGCTATTTGCAGAAAATTCGGAAGCCCGGATCTGTTCATTACATTCACATGCAATCCACAGTGGCCAGAAATCAAGGAGTATTGTGATAAGGTGCCACACTGTATCCCAGCCGATAGGCCCGATGTTATGGCTAGAGTGTTCAAGATTAAGCTTGAATTGCTTCTAGAAGATTTGACAGATAACCATGTTCTTGGAAAAGTCATTGGAg TTGCATATACCATTGAATTTCAGAAAAGGGGCTTACCCCATGCACATATAATTGTGTGGCTTGAGCAATCTGACAAGTGTCACTCAACTGATGACATTGACCAGTTAATATGTGCTGAAATTCCTGACAAAGAAAGTGATGAAATCGGGTATGATGTTGTTTCAAGGCATATGATCCATGGCCCATGTGGAGCATACAACATAGAGTGCCCGTGCATGAAGGATGGAAAATGTACCAAATACTATCCGAAAGAATTcacaaatgaaactacaattgacTCCAATGGTTATGCAGTCTACAGACGTCGGGATGACAAGCATACTATACACTTCaaagaaaaagatattgaaATTGACAACAG GTTTGTTGTTCCATACAACAGGGGGCTTCTTGTGAAGTATCAGGCTCATATAAACATTGAATGGTGTAATCAAGGGCGTTTGATCAAGTATATGTTTAAATACGTGAATAAAGGTCCAGACAGAGCAACTGTCGTTGTTCAGACAGCTGATGCTGTAGTTACCAATGACACTAAACAAAATGTCAATATTAATTGA